A single Candoia aspera isolate rCanAsp1 chromosome 7, rCanAsp1.hap2, whole genome shotgun sequence DNA region contains:
- the DMTF1 gene encoding cyclin-D-binding Myb-like transcription factor 1 isoform X2 translates to MTTVEEESDTVTVETVNSVTLTQDTQGNLILHCPQDEADEIDSEDSTEPPHKRLCLSSEDDQSIDGSTPCISVVAVPISESDQSFEVTMTATTEVADSEVNEGTVTQIQILQNEQLDEISSLANEEVSAVSQAWFTTKEDKDCLTNKGHKWKQGMWSKEEIEILMSNIERYLKARGIKDATEIIFEMSKDERKDFYRTIAWGLNRPLFAVYRRVLRMYDDRNHVGKYTPEEIEKLKELRIKHGNDWATIGAALGRSASSVKDRCRLMKDTCNTGKWTEEEEKRLAEVVHELTSTEPGDIVTQGVSWAAVAERVGTRSEKQCRSKWLNYLNWKQSGGTEWTKEDEINLILRIAELEVSDENDINWDLLAEGWSSVRSPQWLRSKWWAIKRQIANHKEVSFPVLIKGLKQLHESQKNALGHQLSETKSLPGLPNSHSGSGVQHVQIRVARLEENSGSSPGPMAALQIPVQITHVSSADSPAASVDSETITLNSGTLQTFEILPSFHLQPTGTPGTYLLQTSSTQGLPLTLTTSPTVTLTAAAAPASPDQIIVHALSPEHLLNTAENVTVQCHAPSVIIRTVAAEDISPSVSQAELSVDSDMQPVDLADTPTSLETDAFPDDIPPSKLAGEEPSAFSAVDSSKFGSRNSQMGRAEDILSTDLKREEDCPSDLAGTYVSRDLGSPTTEEQVEQSAMDGTVLIVPSPHGFIQTSDDIDGESVLPLTTLTDPILQHHGENSHIIGSSLDSPGSEDSKGMENLVSCH, encoded by the exons ATGACCACAGTTGAAGAAGAGTCTGACACAGTGACAGTAGAAACCGTGAATTCTGTGACTCTGACACAAGATACTCAAGGCAACCTTATTCTTCACTGCCCTCAGGATG AGGCAGATGAAATAGACTCCGAAGACAGCACTGAACCTCCACATAAAAGGCTTTGCTTATCATCAGAAGATGACCAGAGTATTGACGGCAGCACTCCATGCATTTCTGTTGTTGCAGTTCCAA TTTCAGAAAGTGATCAGAGCTTTGAGGTGACTATGACCGCTACCACAGAGGTAGCCGACAGTGAGGTTAACGAAGGAACGGTTACTCAAATTCAG ATTCTTCAGAATGAGCAACTGGATGAAATCTCTTCTCTGGCCAATGAAGAAGTGTCTGCAGTCAGTCAGGCCTGGTTTACAACCAAAGAGGATAAGGATTGTTTAACAAACAAAG GTCATAAGTGGAAACAGGGAATGTGGTCGAAGGAAGAAATTGAGATTTTGATGAGTAACATTGAGCGTTATTTAAAG GCACGTGGAATAAAAGATGCCACTGAAATCATCTTTGAGATGTcaaaagatgaaaggaaagattTCTACAGGACCATTGCATGGGGTTTGAACCGGCCTCTCTTTGCTGTTTATAGACGAGTACTTCGCATGTACGATGACCGAAACCACGTTGGCAA GTATACTCCTGAAGAAATTGAAAAGCTCAAAGa ATTAAGAATAAAGCACGGTAACGACTGGGCGACAATCGGAGCAGCTCTTGGTCGGAGCGCTTCGTCTGTGAAAGACCGATGCAGGCTGATGAAGGACACTTGCAACACAG GGAAATGGacggaagaagaagaaaagagactAGCAGAAGTTGTCCATGAACTGACCAGCACGGAGCCCGGGGACATTGTCACGCAGGGCGTTTCTTGGGCTGCTGTGGCAGAACGAGTGGGGACCCGGTCAGAAAAGCAGTGCCGCTCCAAGTGGCTCAACTACTTAAACTGGAAGCAGAGTGGAGGCACCGAATGGACAAAGGAGGATGAAATCAACCTGATTCTTAG AATAGCAGAGCTAGAAGTGTCTGACGAAAACGACATCAACTGGGATTTGCTGGCCGAAGGTTGGAGTAGCGTGCGCTCACCCCAGTGGCTTCGTAGCAAATGGTGGGCTATCAAGAGGCAGATCGCAAACCACAAAGAGGTCTCATTCCCTG TTCTTATAAAAGGTCTGAAACAACTTCATGAAAGCCAGAAAAATGCTCTGGGGCACCAACTTTCAGAGACTAAATCTTTACCTGGGTTGCCAAACTCTCATTCTGGTTCTGGCGTTCAGCATGTCCAGATTCGAGTGGCTCGTTTGGAAGAAAATTCGGGCAGCTCTCCTGGCCCCATGGCAGCCCTCCAGATCCCGGTCCAGATCACCCATGTCT CTTCTGCCGATTCCCCTGCTGCTTCTGTTGACTCTGAAACTATAACACTAAATAGTGGAACGTTACAGACCTTTGAGATTTTGCCA TCTTTTCATCTACAGCCAACTGGAACCCCAGGCACTTACTTACTCCAGACTAGCTCTACCCAGGGTCTGCCTTTGACACTAACCACCAGCCCCACTGTGACTCTGACGGCTGCTGCGGCCCCAGCCTCACCAGACCAGATCATAGTTCACGCCTTGTCC CCAGAGCACCTGCTGAACACGGCTGAGAACGTCACGGTCCAGTGTCACGCCCCAAGCGTCATCATTCGCACAGTCGCAGCAGAAGACATTTCGCCCTCCGTCAGCCAGGCAGAACTAAGTGTAGATTCGGACATGCAGCCTGTCGATCTAGCGGACACGCCAACATCCCTGGAAACAGACGCTTTCCCAGATGACATCCCCCCCTCCAAACTGGCAGGGGAGGAACCATCTGCTTTCAGTGCGGTTGACTCCTCCAAATTTGGCAGCAGAAATAGCCAAATGGGGAGAGCAGAAGACATTCTGAGTACGGATCTCAAGCGTGAAGAAGATTGTCCGTCAGATTTGGCTGGCACGTACGTTTCTAGG GATCTCGGTTCTCCCACGACAGAAGAACAAGTAGAACAGTCTGCCATGGATGGAACAGTTCTCATTGTGCCTTCTCCCCATGGTTTTATCCAGACGTCAGATGATATAGATGGTGAATCAGTGCTCCCTCTAACAACGTTAACAG ACCCTATATTACAACACCATGGAGAGAATTCCCATATTATTGGCTCTTCTTTGGACAGCCCAGGCTCTGAAGACTCAAAGGGTATGGAAAACTTAGTAAGCTGTCACTGA
- the DMTF1 gene encoding cyclin-D-binding Myb-like transcription factor 1 isoform X1: protein MTTVEEESDTVTVETVNSVTLTQDTQGNLILHCPQDEADEIDSEDSTEPPHKRLCLSSEDDQSIDGSTPCISVVAVPISESDQSFEVTMTATTEVADSEVNEGTVTQIQILQNEQLDEISSLANEEVSAVSQAWFTTKEDKDCLTNKGHKWKQGMWSKEEIEILMSNIERYLKARGIKDATEIIFEMSKDERKDFYRTIAWGLNRPLFAVYRRVLRMYDDRNHVGKYTPEEIEKLKELRIKHGNDWATIGAALGRSASSVKDRCRLMKDTCNTGKWTEEEEKRLAEVVHELTSTEPGDIVTQGVSWAAVAERVGTRSEKQCRSKWLNYLNWKQSGGTEWTKEDEINLILRIAELEVSDENDINWDLLAEGWSSVRSPQWLRSKWWAIKRQIANHKEVSFPVLIKGLKQLHESQKNALGHQLSETKSLPGLPNSHSGSGVQHVQIRVARLEENSGSSPGPMAALQIPVQITHVSSADSPAASVDSETITLNSGTLQTFEILPSFHLQPTGTPGTYLLQTSSTQGLPLTLTTSPTVTLTAAAAPASPDQIIVHALSPEHLLNTAENVTVQCHAPSVIIRTVAAEDISPSVSQAELSVDSDMQPVDLADTPTSLETDAFPDDIPPSKLAGEEPSAFSAVDSSKFGSRNSQMGRAEDILSTDLKREEDCPSDLAGTYVSRDLGSPTTEEQVEQSAMDGTVLIVPSPHGFIQTSDDIDGESVLPLTTLTVNLSSFQGCWILDGWMIEVLERYLLIYNSTLTLYYNTMERIPILLALLWTAQALKTQRVWKT, encoded by the exons ATGACCACAGTTGAAGAAGAGTCTGACACAGTGACAGTAGAAACCGTGAATTCTGTGACTCTGACACAAGATACTCAAGGCAACCTTATTCTTCACTGCCCTCAGGATG AGGCAGATGAAATAGACTCCGAAGACAGCACTGAACCTCCACATAAAAGGCTTTGCTTATCATCAGAAGATGACCAGAGTATTGACGGCAGCACTCCATGCATTTCTGTTGTTGCAGTTCCAA TTTCAGAAAGTGATCAGAGCTTTGAGGTGACTATGACCGCTACCACAGAGGTAGCCGACAGTGAGGTTAACGAAGGAACGGTTACTCAAATTCAG ATTCTTCAGAATGAGCAACTGGATGAAATCTCTTCTCTGGCCAATGAAGAAGTGTCTGCAGTCAGTCAGGCCTGGTTTACAACCAAAGAGGATAAGGATTGTTTAACAAACAAAG GTCATAAGTGGAAACAGGGAATGTGGTCGAAGGAAGAAATTGAGATTTTGATGAGTAACATTGAGCGTTATTTAAAG GCACGTGGAATAAAAGATGCCACTGAAATCATCTTTGAGATGTcaaaagatgaaaggaaagattTCTACAGGACCATTGCATGGGGTTTGAACCGGCCTCTCTTTGCTGTTTATAGACGAGTACTTCGCATGTACGATGACCGAAACCACGTTGGCAA GTATACTCCTGAAGAAATTGAAAAGCTCAAAGa ATTAAGAATAAAGCACGGTAACGACTGGGCGACAATCGGAGCAGCTCTTGGTCGGAGCGCTTCGTCTGTGAAAGACCGATGCAGGCTGATGAAGGACACTTGCAACACAG GGAAATGGacggaagaagaagaaaagagactAGCAGAAGTTGTCCATGAACTGACCAGCACGGAGCCCGGGGACATTGTCACGCAGGGCGTTTCTTGGGCTGCTGTGGCAGAACGAGTGGGGACCCGGTCAGAAAAGCAGTGCCGCTCCAAGTGGCTCAACTACTTAAACTGGAAGCAGAGTGGAGGCACCGAATGGACAAAGGAGGATGAAATCAACCTGATTCTTAG AATAGCAGAGCTAGAAGTGTCTGACGAAAACGACATCAACTGGGATTTGCTGGCCGAAGGTTGGAGTAGCGTGCGCTCACCCCAGTGGCTTCGTAGCAAATGGTGGGCTATCAAGAGGCAGATCGCAAACCACAAAGAGGTCTCATTCCCTG TTCTTATAAAAGGTCTGAAACAACTTCATGAAAGCCAGAAAAATGCTCTGGGGCACCAACTTTCAGAGACTAAATCTTTACCTGGGTTGCCAAACTCTCATTCTGGTTCTGGCGTTCAGCATGTCCAGATTCGAGTGGCTCGTTTGGAAGAAAATTCGGGCAGCTCTCCTGGCCCCATGGCAGCCCTCCAGATCCCGGTCCAGATCACCCATGTCT CTTCTGCCGATTCCCCTGCTGCTTCTGTTGACTCTGAAACTATAACACTAAATAGTGGAACGTTACAGACCTTTGAGATTTTGCCA TCTTTTCATCTACAGCCAACTGGAACCCCAGGCACTTACTTACTCCAGACTAGCTCTACCCAGGGTCTGCCTTTGACACTAACCACCAGCCCCACTGTGACTCTGACGGCTGCTGCGGCCCCAGCCTCACCAGACCAGATCATAGTTCACGCCTTGTCC CCAGAGCACCTGCTGAACACGGCTGAGAACGTCACGGTCCAGTGTCACGCCCCAAGCGTCATCATTCGCACAGTCGCAGCAGAAGACATTTCGCCCTCCGTCAGCCAGGCAGAACTAAGTGTAGATTCGGACATGCAGCCTGTCGATCTAGCGGACACGCCAACATCCCTGGAAACAGACGCTTTCCCAGATGACATCCCCCCCTCCAAACTGGCAGGGGAGGAACCATCTGCTTTCAGTGCGGTTGACTCCTCCAAATTTGGCAGCAGAAATAGCCAAATGGGGAGAGCAGAAGACATTCTGAGTACGGATCTCAAGCGTGAAGAAGATTGTCCGTCAGATTTGGCTGGCACGTACGTTTCTAGG GATCTCGGTTCTCCCACGACAGAAGAACAAGTAGAACAGTCTGCCATGGATGGAACAGTTCTCATTGTGCCTTCTCCCCATGGTTTTATCCAGACGTCAGATGATATAGATGGTGAATCAGTGCTCCCTCTAACAACGTTAACAG TGAATTTATCAAGTTTTCAAGGATGCTGgatcctggatggatggatgatagaagtACTGGAAAGATACCTCTTGATTTACAACAGCACTTTG ACCCTATATTACAACACCATGGAGAGAATTCCCATATTATTGGCTCTTCTTTGGACAGCCCAGGCTCTGAAGACTCAAAGGGTATGGAAAACTTAG
- the DMTF1 gene encoding cyclin-D-binding Myb-like transcription factor 1 isoform X3, protein MTATTEVADSEVNEGTVTQIQILQNEQLDEISSLANEEVSAVSQAWFTTKEDKDCLTNKGHKWKQGMWSKEEIEILMSNIERYLKARGIKDATEIIFEMSKDERKDFYRTIAWGLNRPLFAVYRRVLRMYDDRNHVGKYTPEEIEKLKELRIKHGNDWATIGAALGRSASSVKDRCRLMKDTCNTGKWTEEEEKRLAEVVHELTSTEPGDIVTQGVSWAAVAERVGTRSEKQCRSKWLNYLNWKQSGGTEWTKEDEINLILRIAELEVSDENDINWDLLAEGWSSVRSPQWLRSKWWAIKRQIANHKEVSFPVLIKGLKQLHESQKNALGHQLSETKSLPGLPNSHSGSGVQHVQIRVARLEENSGSSPGPMAALQIPVQITHVSSADSPAASVDSETITLNSGTLQTFEILPSFHLQPTGTPGTYLLQTSSTQGLPLTLTTSPTVTLTAAAAPASPDQIIVHALSPEHLLNTAENVTVQCHAPSVIIRTVAAEDISPSVSQAELSVDSDMQPVDLADTPTSLETDAFPDDIPPSKLAGEEPSAFSAVDSSKFGSRNSQMGRAEDILSTDLKREEDCPSDLAGTYVSRDLGSPTTEEQVEQSAMDGTVLIVPSPHGFIQTSDDIDGESVLPLTTLTVNLSSFQGCWILDGWMIEVLERYLLIYNSTLTLYYNTMERIPILLALLWTAQALKTQRVWKT, encoded by the exons ATGACCGCTACCACAGAGGTAGCCGACAGTGAGGTTAACGAAGGAACGGTTACTCAAATTCAG ATTCTTCAGAATGAGCAACTGGATGAAATCTCTTCTCTGGCCAATGAAGAAGTGTCTGCAGTCAGTCAGGCCTGGTTTACAACCAAAGAGGATAAGGATTGTTTAACAAACAAAG GTCATAAGTGGAAACAGGGAATGTGGTCGAAGGAAGAAATTGAGATTTTGATGAGTAACATTGAGCGTTATTTAAAG GCACGTGGAATAAAAGATGCCACTGAAATCATCTTTGAGATGTcaaaagatgaaaggaaagattTCTACAGGACCATTGCATGGGGTTTGAACCGGCCTCTCTTTGCTGTTTATAGACGAGTACTTCGCATGTACGATGACCGAAACCACGTTGGCAA GTATACTCCTGAAGAAATTGAAAAGCTCAAAGa ATTAAGAATAAAGCACGGTAACGACTGGGCGACAATCGGAGCAGCTCTTGGTCGGAGCGCTTCGTCTGTGAAAGACCGATGCAGGCTGATGAAGGACACTTGCAACACAG GGAAATGGacggaagaagaagaaaagagactAGCAGAAGTTGTCCATGAACTGACCAGCACGGAGCCCGGGGACATTGTCACGCAGGGCGTTTCTTGGGCTGCTGTGGCAGAACGAGTGGGGACCCGGTCAGAAAAGCAGTGCCGCTCCAAGTGGCTCAACTACTTAAACTGGAAGCAGAGTGGAGGCACCGAATGGACAAAGGAGGATGAAATCAACCTGATTCTTAG AATAGCAGAGCTAGAAGTGTCTGACGAAAACGACATCAACTGGGATTTGCTGGCCGAAGGTTGGAGTAGCGTGCGCTCACCCCAGTGGCTTCGTAGCAAATGGTGGGCTATCAAGAGGCAGATCGCAAACCACAAAGAGGTCTCATTCCCTG TTCTTATAAAAGGTCTGAAACAACTTCATGAAAGCCAGAAAAATGCTCTGGGGCACCAACTTTCAGAGACTAAATCTTTACCTGGGTTGCCAAACTCTCATTCTGGTTCTGGCGTTCAGCATGTCCAGATTCGAGTGGCTCGTTTGGAAGAAAATTCGGGCAGCTCTCCTGGCCCCATGGCAGCCCTCCAGATCCCGGTCCAGATCACCCATGTCT CTTCTGCCGATTCCCCTGCTGCTTCTGTTGACTCTGAAACTATAACACTAAATAGTGGAACGTTACAGACCTTTGAGATTTTGCCA TCTTTTCATCTACAGCCAACTGGAACCCCAGGCACTTACTTACTCCAGACTAGCTCTACCCAGGGTCTGCCTTTGACACTAACCACCAGCCCCACTGTGACTCTGACGGCTGCTGCGGCCCCAGCCTCACCAGACCAGATCATAGTTCACGCCTTGTCC CCAGAGCACCTGCTGAACACGGCTGAGAACGTCACGGTCCAGTGTCACGCCCCAAGCGTCATCATTCGCACAGTCGCAGCAGAAGACATTTCGCCCTCCGTCAGCCAGGCAGAACTAAGTGTAGATTCGGACATGCAGCCTGTCGATCTAGCGGACACGCCAACATCCCTGGAAACAGACGCTTTCCCAGATGACATCCCCCCCTCCAAACTGGCAGGGGAGGAACCATCTGCTTTCAGTGCGGTTGACTCCTCCAAATTTGGCAGCAGAAATAGCCAAATGGGGAGAGCAGAAGACATTCTGAGTACGGATCTCAAGCGTGAAGAAGATTGTCCGTCAGATTTGGCTGGCACGTACGTTTCTAGG GATCTCGGTTCTCCCACGACAGAAGAACAAGTAGAACAGTCTGCCATGGATGGAACAGTTCTCATTGTGCCTTCTCCCCATGGTTTTATCCAGACGTCAGATGATATAGATGGTGAATCAGTGCTCCCTCTAACAACGTTAACAG TGAATTTATCAAGTTTTCAAGGATGCTGgatcctggatggatggatgatagaagtACTGGAAAGATACCTCTTGATTTACAACAGCACTTTG ACCCTATATTACAACACCATGGAGAGAATTCCCATATTATTGGCTCTTCTTTGGACAGCCCAGGCTCTGAAGACTCAAAGGGTATGGAAAACTTAG